The proteins below are encoded in one region of Thermothelomyces thermophilus ATCC 42464 chromosome 1, complete sequence:
- a CDS encoding 3-hydroxy-3-methylglutaryl-CoA reductase (orthologue of hydroxymethylglutaryl CoA reductase from Schizosaccharomyces pombe) has product MIGSNFLPSRFRGGQPASQTVAPSWLNKKVTPLLQVLSRITSTHPIHTIVIVALLASSSYIGLLEESLFDAARSVRKADWSSLVEGSRLLRAAEDTAWKWQPFEADAPIPPNADHLALLTLVFPDSMSTDPSKAPPLVNAVPIPQNLSIRELPATSNSFTTYSQDSALAFSVPYDQAPEFLSVAQEIPNGTPSQETRETEHGREKKMWIMKAARVQTRSSLVRWAKNAWVEFLDLLKNAETLDIVIMALGYISMHLTFVSLFLSMRRMGSNFWLATSVLFSSTFAFLFGLFVTTKLGVPVSMVLLSEGLPFLVVTIGFEKNIVLTRAVLSHAIEHRRPESGSKKAELPGSLIQSAIYVAIKEKGFGIVKDYAIEVGILILGAVSGVQGGLQQFCFLAAWILFFDCILLFSFYTAILCIKLEINRIKRHVEMRKALEDDGVSRRVAENVAQSNVWPRADGKDQPGNTIFGRQVKSTHIPKFKVLMVSGFFLVNALNLCSIPFRSGDSISHISSWARGLGGVVTPPPVDPFKVASNGLDIILEAAKSEGRETIVSVLTPIRYELEFPSVHYDLPHNVGQSEDDGFTELGDYGVGGRMVGSILKSLEDPILSKWIVVALAMSVALNGYLFNAARWGIKDPNVPDHPINPKELAEAQKFNDTESATLPVGGYRSPPSPPSVPPTPALTDDEGEASQAASRSEIKPSGQPPVMRSKEEMEKMLMEKRAHELNDEEIISLSLRGKIPGYALEKTLKDFTRAVRVRRSIISRTKATADLTGMLADSKLPYLNYNWAQVHGACCENVIGYMPLPVGVAGPLVVDGQSYFIPMATTEGVLVASTSRGCKAINSGGGAVTVLTSDGMTRGPCVTFETLERAGAAKIWLDSEKGQSIMKKAFNSTSRFARLETMKTALAGTNLYIRFKTTTGDAMGMNMISKGVEHALSVMKSEGFEDMNIVSVSGNYCTDKKAAAINWVDGRGKSVVAEAIIPPEVVKTVLKTDVDTMVELNVNKNFIGSAMAASVGGFNAHAANIVAAVFLATGQDPAQVVESANCITIMKNLRGSLQISVSMPSLEVGTLGGGTILEPQAAMLDMLGVRGPHPTSPGENARRLARIIAAAVLAGELSLCSALAAGHLVQAHMQHNRSAPPTRSTTPAPAATASGVERTASTTALSAAAISRARR; this is encoded by the exons ATGATCGGCTCCAACTTCCTCCCTTCGCGCTTTCGCGGGGGTCAGCCGGCGTCGCAAACCGTCGCGCCGTCTTGGCTGAACAAGAAGGTTACGCCGCTCCTGCAAGTCCTTTCTCGGATCACCTCGACGCATCCTATTCATACCATTGTCATCGTCGCCTTGTTGGCGAGCTCCTCGTACATTGGCCTGCTCGAGGAGAGCCTGTTCGACGCTGCACGGAGCGTGAGAAAGGCGGACTGGTCCTCGCTCGTCGAGGGCAGCCGCCTGCTGCGCGCCGCTGAGGATACCGCTTGGAAATGGCAGCCCTTCGAGGCCGACGCTCCCATTCCCCCAAATGCCGACCACCTGGCGCTCCTAACGCTCGTTTTCCCCGACTCGATGTCGACGGATCCTTCCAAGGCCCCTCCGCTGGTCAATGCCGTGCCAATTCCCCAGAACCTGTCGATCCGGGAACTGCCCGCCACCTCGAATTCGTTCACGACCTATTCCCAAGACAGCGCCCTGGCTTTCTCCGTTCCCTATGACCAGGCACCCGAGTTCCTCTCGGTTGCGCAGGAGATTCCAAACGGCACTCCTTCGCAAGAGACACGAGAGACGGAGCACGGCCGGGAGAAGAAGATGTGGATCATGAAGGCTGCCAGAGTGCAGACGAGAAGCAGCCTGGTGAGGTGGGCCAAGAACGCCTGGGTCGAGTTCCTTGACCTCCTGAAGAATGCCGAGACTCTCGACATCGTCATCATGGCCCTGGGCTACATCTCCATGCACCTCACCTTCGTCTCGCTTTTCCTCTCGATGCGCCGCATGGGCTCCAACTTCTGGCTCGCCACGAGCGTCCTCTTCTCCTCCACCTTTGCCTTCCTGTTTGGCCTCTTCGTTACTACGAAGCTCGGCGTCCCGGTTTCCATGGTTTTGCTTTCCGAAGGCCTGCCATTCTTGGTCGTGACTATTGGCTTCGAGAAGAACATCGTCCTCACGCGAGCCGTTTTGTCTCACGCGATCGAGCATCGCAGGCCAGAAAGCGGGTCTAAGAAGGCGGAACTTCCAGGCAGTCTCATCCAGTCCGCTATCTATGTCGCGATCAAGGAGAAGGGCTTCGGTATCGTCAAGGACTACGCCATCGAGGTTGGCATCCTCATTCTGGGCGCCGTGTCCGGCGTTCAAGGTGGCTTGCAGCAGTTCTGCTTTCTGGCCGCTTGGATCCTGTTCTTTGACTGCATcctgctcttttccttctaCACTGCTATTCTCTGCATCAAGCTCGAAATCAACCGCATCAAGCGCCACGTCGAGATGCGCAAGGCTCTCGAGGACGATGGCGTGAGCCGTCGGGTCGCCGAGAATGTGGCTCAGAGCAACGTCTGGCCCCGGGCCGATGGCAAGGATCAGCCAGGAAACACCATCTTTGGCCGCCAGGTCAAGAGCACTCATATTCCTAAATTCAAGGTCCTGATGGTTTCTGGATTCTTCCTGGTCAACGCCCTCAATCTCTGCTCCATCCCTTTCCGGAGCGGCGATTCCATCTCTCACATTTCGTCGTGGGCCCGAGGCCTGGGCGGAGTTGTCACACCCCCTCCCGTTGACCCATTCAAGGTCGCCTCAAACGGGCTGGACATCATCCTGGAAGCGGCCAAGTCGGAAGGCCGCGAAACCATCGTCTCGGTACTCACCCCGATTCGTTACGAACTCGAGTTCCCGTCCGTTCACTACGATCTGCCCCACAACGTTGGTCAGAGCGAAGATGATGGCTTTACCGAGCTTGGGGACTACGGTGTCGGCGGCCGGATGGTCGGCAGCATCCTCAAGAGTCTCGAAGACCCCATCTTGTCCAAGTGGATTGTGGTTGCCTTGGCCATGAGCGTGGCGCTGAACGGATATCTCTTCAACGCCGCGAGATGGGGCATCAAGGATCCCAATGTGCCTGACCACCCCATCAACCCCAAGGAACTCGCCGAGGCCCAAAAGTTCAACGATACCGAGTCGGCCACGCTGCCGGTTGGAGGGTACAGGTCCCCGCCATCTCCCCCGTCTGTTCCACCAACGCCTGCCTTGACCGACGACGAAGGCGAAGCGTCCCAGGCTGCTTCCCGATCCGAGATTAAGCCTTCCGGGCAGCCTCCTGTCATGCGCAGCAAGGAAGAGATGGAAAAGATGCTGATGGAAAAGCGGGCTCACGAACTGAACGACGAGGAGATCATTTCTCTCTCGCTGCGCGGCAAGATCCCCGGTTATGCACTCGAGAAGACGCTCAAGGATTTCACCCGCGCCGTCAGGGTTCGCCGGAGTATCATCTCTCGCACCAAGGCGACGGCCGACTTGACGGGCATGCTGGCGGACTCTAAGCTTCCGTATCTGAACTACAACTGGGCGCAGGTCCACGGCGCCTGCTGCGAGAACGTTATCGGGTACATGCCCCTCCCGGTTGGCGTCGCCGGGCCGTTGGTTGTGGATGGGCAGAGCTACTTCATCCCGATGGCTACCACCGAGGGTGTCCTGGTCGCGAGCACCAGCAGAGGATGCAAGGCCATCAactcgggcggcggcgctgtTACCGTTCTGACCTCGGACGGCATGACACGCGGTCCGTGCGTTACCTTTGAGACTCTGGAACGGGCCGGCGCGGCCAAGATCTGGCTCGACTCGGAGAAGGGTCAGTCGATCATGAAGAAGGCCTTCAACTCGACCAGCCGCTTTGCTCGCCTCGAGACCATGAAGACGGCTCTTGCCGGCACAAACCTCTACATCCGGTTCAAGACGACGACCGGGGACGCCATGGGCATGAATATGATCTCGAAGGGCGTCGAGCACGCGCTCAGCGTCATGAAGAGTGAGGGCTTCGAAGACATGAACATCGTGTCGGTCAGCGGCAACTATTGCACGGACAAGAAGGCTGCCGCCATCAACTGGGTCGACGGGCGTGGCAAGAGTGTAGTTGCCGAGGCCATCATTCCCCCCGAGGTTGTCAAGACGGTCCTCAAGACGGATGTCGACACCATGGTGGAGCTCAACGTCAATAAGAATTTTATCGGGTCTGCCATGGCAGCCTCGGTCGGCGGATTCAACGCACACGCAGCCAACATTGTGGCAGCCGTATTCCTCGCAACGGGCCAGGACCCGGCGCAGGTGGTGGAGAGCGCCAACTGCATCACAATCATGAAGAA CCTCCGCGGTTCCCTGCAAATCTCTGTCTCGATGCCCTCACTCGAGGTCGGCACCCTGGGTGGCGGCACGATTCTCGAGCCGCAAGCGGCCATGCTCGACATGCTCGGTGTCCGTGGTCCCCACCCAACGAGCCCCGGAGAGAATGCCCGTCGGCTGGCCCGGATTATCGCGGCGGCCGTCCTGGCCGGTGAGCTCTCGCTCTGCTCTGCTCTTGCTGCTGGTCACCTTGTCCAGGCGCACATGCAGCACAATCGCTCCGCCCCGCCGACGAGAAGCACCACGCCGGCCCCTGCGGCTACGGCCAGCGGCGTGGAACGGACTGCGTCGACGACCGCGCTGAGCGCGGCTGCTATCTCGCGCGCGCGTCGCTGA